The Methanothrix sp. region GTGTACGCACCAAGGCAACGAGGTGCTCAGCCCGCGACCACTAACCGCCCGAGCAGCCGTCCCGCTGATCTCAGGCGAATTCTGGATCTGTAAAGCGCATACACAAGCGCCAAGGTGGCGGAGAGGCTACGCAAATGCCTGCAGAACCATAGCGGATAGCATTACCACTCCGGTTCGAATCCGGACCTTGGCTTCATAAGAGAGCGGCGGCCATAGCGGCGGGGAAACTCCTGAACCCATCCCGAACTCAGAAGATAAGCCCGCCCACGTCCTGCACTGTACTGAGGTGCGCGAGCCCTCGGGAAATGCAGGTCGCTGCCAACTCTCACTAAAATACTTTGAATTGCTCTCTTCGATTATTTTCGATGCGGAAAGGTTATCACTCATAAAGCCAGATTTACTCTGATTTTGATGTCCGGCTTTGTGAAATTCGACCCGCGCACGAGGCTTGTGCATCTTGAGGAGCACCTGCGCCGTATCCACAGAAACCTCCCCATAGAGGAGGCCAGGATACAGCTTCTGAGATGCAGGCTAGTTGCCTACAAACTGATCGCAGAGATCAGAGATAGCAGGTACGATAAATCGTATGTGGACAGGCTCATGTCTGAGATATACGACAAGCTGAGCGAGATATCAGGATCCAGGCTCACAGATCCATACATGGATCCATGCGAGTCGCAGTATAAGATACTTGAGGAGCTGAAGAGCTACAGGTACAGGGACCCGAACGAGCGCTTCATGAGGTTCGTGAGAGAGGAGTTCAGGGAGATATTCATCCCCACGCTTTTCCTTTTGACCTACCTCTGCAGGTCCGAGAAAAAATACACATGGGATGAGGTCAAATTGCAGCTCGATGGGATCATGCGCGATCTGCGTGTCGACGTTTCCTGGGATGAATGCGAGGATGAGCTGAAGAGATACGCGAGGAAGGTCTTTCCTGTTCTGGATATTGCAGTGGCGGTGTGATTGTATACACACAATAATTTCCCTCGTTCGTCGACCACTCTCAATGCAATCTTTATATTATACATAATGTAGATAACAATGGCGATCTGCATGGATGCAGAGATCTCATCGATACTGGGCCTGGAGGTCTACACAGATCGTGGCGTATTTGTTGGCAAGGTGGAGGACGCTGTTCTGGATGCTGAGAACGGCACCCTGAGCGGCATAGCTGTCGGATCCCTAAACAGAGAGCTCTTCGATCTCAAGGGCAGGGGAATCATAGTGCCGTTCAGATGGATCACCGCGGTGGGAGATATAATCATAATGAGGCACACAAAGAGGGCCGTCGCGAATAAAGATGCACCTCCCAGAGAGTAGCATGACCAGAACAGGCTGCAGGAACGGGGCGATATTCTCAGAGCTTCGCGTTCGTTCCCCTTTTTTCGTCCGCGTTGACGGCCGCGGGTTCGGGAGGATGCTCAGGGATTTCAGCAAGCCTTATGACCTTGGATTTGCACGATCGATCGTCTCCGCTGCAAGGTTGTTCATGGAGAGCTCCGGCCTTGCTCCGATCCTCACATACACATTCTCAGATGAGGTCAACCTTCTCTTTCTGGATGAGCCATTCAGGGGGAGGCTTGAGAAGCTCGACTCTGTCACAGCATCATACATCTCATCATCGCTCTCCATATCCCTCGGCAGAATTGTCTCGATGGACGCAAGGGTGATACCTGTCTGCAGGGATGAGATACTGTGCTATCTTCAGGAATCCCAGGCCGAAGCATGGCGGAACCACGTATTCTCCTACGGCTTCTACGCTCTTGTCGGTGAAGGTAAGAGCCATGCTGATGCTATGGAGACCCTCCGCAACATGAGGGAGAGCGATATACATGAGATGCTCTTTCAGCGCGGCGTGAATCTCGCCAGGACCCCAGCCTGGGAAAGGCGAGGGGTCATGATATACAGATCGAGCTCAGGCATCGTCGAGGACTGGGAACTCCCGCTCTTCACCACCGAGGACGGGCGCAGACTCCTGGAGGAGATACTGTCTCCAGAGGAGCAATGACCCTAAAAATGAGTCGCCTTCGTACAAATGCAGAATGCTCACGCCGGTGATTTGGCGAATCGGCAACCTTGCAGAAAG contains the following coding sequences:
- a CDS encoding PRC-barrel domain-containing protein: MAICMDAEISSILGLEVYTDRGVFVGKVEDAVLDAENGTLSGIAVGSLNRELFDLKGRGIIVPFRWITAVGDIIIMRHTKRAVANKDAPPRE
- a CDS encoding tRNA(His) guanylyltransferase Thg1 family protein, with the protein product MTRTGCRNGAIFSELRVRSPFFVRVDGRGFGRMLRDFSKPYDLGFARSIVSAARLFMESSGLAPILTYTFSDEVNLLFLDEPFRGRLEKLDSVTASYISSSLSISLGRIVSMDARVIPVCRDEILCYLQESQAEAWRNHVFSYGFYALVGEGKSHADAMETLRNMRESDIHEMLFQRGVNLARTPAWERRGVMIYRSSSGIVEDWELPLFTTEDGRRLLEEILSPEEQ